The Pseudomonas sp. R4-35-07 nucleotide sequence TTGAAACCGATGCCGGTGTGCCGGTCGCCCAGGCGCCGGGCGATCTGCGCCGTGATAGGGTTATCCTGGCCACGGCGGTCGATGATGATGAAGTCGTCGCCGTGGGCGTGCATCTTGACGAAGGGCAAGGTCATGAACGGTCCTGTAGTCGAACGAAACAGCCCCACTCTAACACCCCCGTAGCAGCGAGGAGATCAACCATGCTTATCGTATTCAGCGGCCTGCCCGGCACCGGCAAGACCACGATTGCCAGGGAGCTGGCCCGGCAGATGGGCGCGGTTTACCTGCGCATCGACGTGATCGAACAAGCGCTGCGGGAGGCTGGCGCGCTGGCGGGCGATGTGGGTACCAGCGGGTATGGCGTGGCGAATGCGTTGGCACTGAGTAATGTGCGCCTGGGGCAACGAGTGATCGCTGACTGTGTGAACCCGGTGAGGGAGAGCCGCGAGGCTTGGCGAGGTGTAGCGCGGGCGGCGGGCGTTGAGCTGGTCGATATCCAGGTGATTTGTTCTGATCAGCAGGAGCATCGGCGCAGGGTCGAGAGCCGTGAAAGCGATATTCCAGGGTTGCTGCCGCCGACTTGGCAGTCGGTGTTGGCACATGAATACGAAGCCTGGGATGAGCCGCCGTTCCTGCTCGATACGGCGCGGCTCACACCCGCACAGGCCATCGCGTCGGCCCACGCACTGCTTGATCGTCCCCACGCTCCGCGTGGGCATGCAGCCCGTGACGCTCTGCGTCACCTGCGCAACGGGACGCGGAGCGTCCCAGGAGGCATTCCCACGCGGGAGCGTGGGAACGAGCCCTGACAGAGGGTTGGCGTCAGCCGGGGAAGTTGGCGCGCAACGCCTCCAGGCCATCGCTGTACACGCCGGCAAACAACGTCTCCGCCGCTGCATCCGTGGTGCCCTCAGCCGGCGTGAACACACCGGACCAGGTTACTTTGGCAGACGATTCGGTCAGCGCTTCAACCTGCACGGTCGCCAAGTAGGCGCTCACCGGAAACGGCGACTGCTCAATGGTGTAGCTGTAGGTGCGCGCCACGTTGTCGAAGGTCTGCAACCGCTCGACAATCTGGCCGCCATCGGCAGTATGCAGGTGACGCACGCGGCCACCGTCGCTCGGCTCGCTTTTGGCGATGAAGGGCAGCCAGTCAGGCAGGCTGTTGAAGCCACCGATGAGTTTCCAGACCTGGTCAGCCGACGCAGGGATTTCAATCACAGAAGACGCTGTTGCCACGATAAATACTCCAGACCGTTAAAAAATCAGATCGCCATGCTGTCGACCACACCACCGTCGACCCGCAACGCGGCGCCGGTAGTGGCAGACGACAGCGGTGAAGCAATGTACGCCACCAGGTTGGCCACTTCATCCACATTCGCCGCGCGCTGGATGATCGACGTCGGCCGCGCGTTGCGCACGAACACATCGGCCTCGTCCCGCGCGGTGCGCCCGGATTGTTGCGTGGCGTCCTTGAGCATGTGCTCCAGGCCATCGGTGAACGTCGGCCCCGGCAGGATCGCGTTGACCGTCACACCGGTACCTGCCAGGCGCTTGGCCAGGCCATGGGACACCGCCAGATTGGCGCTTTTGGTCACGCCATAATTGATCATGTCTGCCGGGGTCGCCACGCCGGATTCAGACGACACAAAGATCACCCGCCCCCAGCCCTGCTCGACCATGCCCGGTACGTAATGCCGCGCCAGTCGCACGCCGGAGATCACGTTGACTTCATAGAAGCGCGTCCATTCACTGTCCGGTGCCTCGAAGAAATCCACATCATTGAAGATGCCCAGGTTGTTGGCCAGGATATCGGCGCGGGGTTCGGCGGCGAACAGTGTCTCGGCACCTTCGACCGTGCCCAGGTCGGCCACGCACCCGCGCAGATCGGCGCCTGGCACCGCCTGGCGGATGCTCGCCAGTGCAGCGTCGACTTTGCTGCTGTCACGCCCGATCACCACCACGGTGGCACCGGATTGCGCCAGGGCCTGGCTGATGCCCAGGCCGATCCCGGCCGTGCTGCCGCTGACGATGGCTACTTTGCCGCTCACATCGATTTTCATGGTTGAACTCCTGAAGTTAAAGCGGCAGAGGCGCGCGAGGCGAGATCAACTGCGCATCGCGCAACGCCTGCCAGAAGGCTGCTGGAATCTGCTCTGACAACGCCGCCACGTCTTCGGCAATACGCCCCGGACGACTGGCACCGGGAATCACCGCGGCCACGGCCGGGTGAGCCAGGGAAAACTGTAGCGCAGCGGCCTTGACGCTGACGCCAAACGCTTGGGCAATCGCCTTGATCTGCTCGACTTTGCCGATGATCGCCGGGCTGGCCTGCTGGTATTCAAAGTGCGCGCCGCCGGCAAGGATGCCGGAGCTGTAGGGGCCACCGACCACGATCTCAACGTGCTGTGCGAGGGCCGCGTCCATCAGGCGCTGCAAGGCTCGGTCGTGGTCGAGCAGGGTGTAGCGCCCGGCCAGCAGAAAGCCGTCAGGTTGGGCTTCGGCCAGGTCCAGCGTCAGCTCGCACGGTTCGACGCGGTTCACACCCAGGCCCCAGGCCTTGATTACGCCTTCTTCGCGCAAGCGCGTCAGCACCTTGAACGCGCCGGTACGCGCCTGGTTGAAGTACTCCAGCCACTGGTCGCCGTAGAAATCCTGGGCAATGTCGTGAATCCACACGATGTCCAGGCGGTCGGTGCGCAGGCGCTCAAGGCTGTCCTCGATCGAGCGCAAGGTGGCGTCGGCGCTGTAGTCATTGAGCATTTTGTTCGGACGGCCGTGCTCGAACACGCCGCTTTTCTCGCCCAGGTCACGGGCGCTGTCTTCGACTTCGTCGAGACTCACCCGGCCGACCTTGGTGCTGAGCACGTAGTCGTCGCGGTTGTAATGGGACAAGGCCTGGCCCAGGCGGATTTCCGACAACCCCGAACCGTAGAACGGCGCGGTATCGAAATAACGCACGCCGTGATTCCAGGCGGCCTCGACGGTGGCCCGGGCTTCGTCTTCAGGAATGGCGCGGAACATATTGCCCAGCGGTGCGGTGCCAAAGCCCAGGACGCCGGGCAGTTTGTCTTTCAAGCTCATGGTGGTTCCTCAATCGGTTCAGGGTCGCAATGACCGTTGAGCAGATCCTAGATTGCCTGGATCGGACCGTCCAAGACATACTACGACCAACTTGAGTCCCGATAGGTCTTACATGATTGATCTACGCCAACTGCGCTACTTCGAAGTGGTCGCCGAAGAACAACACGTCGGCCGCGCCGCCGAGCGCCTGCACATCTCCCAGTCACCGTTGAGCCGGCAGATCGCCCAGCTTGAAGAGCGCCTGGGCCTGACGCTTTTCGAGCGCAGCCAGCAACGTATCCGCCTGACCCGCGACGGCCAGACCTTCCTCGCCGAAACCAGAGCGCTGCTGACCCACGCCAACCGCCTGGAGTCCCTGGGCAAGCGCCTGGGCCGGGGTGAAGAAGGCGGTTTGTGCATCGGCTATATCGAGAACGCCATGCACGCCGGGGTATTGCCCACTGCCTTGCGCGTGCTGCGCGATGACCGGCCTAACGTGCATATCAAGCTGTATAACCTGCCCTCCCTTGAACAGTTGGAAGGCCTGCGCCAGCGCAGCCTGGACATTGCCCTGGTGGGCGAACCACCAGCAGCCGACGACCCGGACCTGACTGCCCGCCAAGTGCTCGATGAACCCATGCTGCTGGCCTTGCCCGAATATCACCCGCTGACGCAGCAACACGAGCTGTTGCCCGAGCACCTGGCCGATCAACAATGGATCGGCGTACAGCGCAAACCCGGCGCCAGCCCGGCCGACGACTTCGTCGCCGCGTGCATCCGTGCCGGTTTCACTCCACAGATCCCCATGGAAGCCAGCGAACCCTTCACCGCATTGGGCCTGGTGGCCTCCGGACTGGGCGTGGCCATGGTCCAAAAAGGCCTGAGCCGCAACGCACCGCCCGGCGTGGTGTTGCGCGAGCTGCCCTGGCTGAGCTACACCACCCCGCTGTGGGCGGCCTGGCACCGGATCAACCTGCGGCCGTTGGTGGAGACGTTTCGCAAAGTGCTGACCGACCCCCAAGGCTGACGCGATCCAAACTGTGGGAGGGGGCTTGCTCCCGATAGCGGTGGGTCAGTCAGCTCATCTATGGCTGATATACCGCAATCGGGAGCAAGCCCCCTCCCACAGTTTGACCGAGTCCATACTGGCATCTTGTAAAGTCCCGCACTTCCCCCTAGCTTATGCGCCCCCCGCCCAGCGCTTTAAGGCCTTGCCCCATGGTTTTGCGTTTTCATCCCGTCGTTCCTTCACGTTTCGCCCTTGGCCTGTTGCTAAGCGGTGGCATCGGCCACAGCCTGGCGGCGCAGGTCGAACTGCCGGCGGTGCAGATCCAGGGCCAGGATGAGGCCGGCTATCGCGCGCAAACCGCCACAGTCGGTGGCTTCGATGAGGCGCCCCTGCTCGATACGCCCGCCTCGATCAGCGTGATAAATGCCACGCTGATCAAGGACCAGCAGGCCCGCTTGCTCAGTGAGGTGCTGCGCAACGACGCGTCGGTGGGCGACAGCTACGCGCCGATCGGCTATTACGAAAACTTCGTGGTGCGCGGCTTCTCGCTGAATGCAGCGAGCAGCTACAAGATCAATGGACGCACCATCACCGGCGAGCAGAACGTCGCCCTGGAAAACAAGCAACAGGTGGAAGTGCTCAAGGGCCTGGCCGGGTTGCAAAGCGGGATTTCCGAGCCCAGCGGGGTGATCAATTACGTGACCAAGCGCCCAGAGGACGTGCGTTCGGTGACGGTTTCCAGCGATGATCGCGGCAGCGGTTATGTGGCCACCGATGTCGGCGGCTGGTTCGGCAGTGAGCAGCAGTTCGGCCTGCGCGCCAACGTCGCCCACGAGGATCTGAATTCGTACGTGGAGCATGCCAACGGCCAGCGCGATTTTGTGTCCCTGGCCTTCGACTGGAACATCAACCCGGATGCCGTGCTGCAACTGGATGCCGAATACCAGAACAAACAGCAGCGCTCGGTGCCGGGTTATCAATTGTTGGGCGGTACCGAGGTACCCCACGACGCCTCGCCGAAAAAGCTGCTTGGCCACCAGACCGGCTCCAGACAAGTGGGCATCGACTCGCTGAACCTCAACGGCAAATTCGAATACCGTTTCAACGATCAGTGGAAAGGCAACATCAGCGCGGCGCGCAGCAAGGTGGTGATTGACGATTACAGCTCCTTTGCGTGGGGCTGCTACGGCTCGGCCAGCTGCAGCTCGGCAAGCGTGCCGAACTACTTCAGCCCCGAAGGCAACTACGACGTCTACGACTACCGCAGCCCTGACGACACGCGGCGTGACGACGAAGTCCAGGCCGCCATGACCGGCCTGTTCGACACCGCAGGCATAGGCCATGAGCTGACCTTCGGCACCAGCGCGTTTCGCCGGGTGATCGACAAGCGCAAGTCGGTCAATGAGCTCATTGGCACCGCCAATATCGACGCAGATGCGCCGAGCTTCCCGCCGACTGACAAACCGTTGAACGACAGCCACCGCAACCTCGACAGCCGCCAATACGGCCTGTTCGTCACCGACCGCATCCGCTTCAACGAGCAATGGCAAACCATCCTCGGCGGCCGCGAAGTACGCCTGGACGAAACAGCCTTCGACGGCGTCACCGGCAACCAGGCCCGCCACACCCAACAGTATGTGTTCCTGCCGCAGGCTTCGTTGATCTACAAACCGATTGAAAACATCTCGCTGTACACCAGCTATAGCAAAGGGCTGTCCCTGGGCGGCACCGCTCCGTGGTTTGCGAACAACGCCGATGAAACCCTGGCGCCTACCTCCTCGCGGCAGATCGAAGCCGGGGTGAAATACGACTGGCGCCGCATCAGCTTCGCCGCCGCTGTGTTCCAGACACGCCAGGCCTATCAATATGCAAAGCCCGAAGACGGTGGGTTCAACTATGTGCAACAAGGCGAGCAGAAAAACACCGGGATCGAAGTGTCGGCCAACGGCTGGGCCACCGAGCGCCTGCAGGTTTCCACCAGCGTCGCGGCGATCCGGGCGCGGGTGAACGGCAGCGGTACGCCGGAATACGAAGAGCACCAGGCGATCAACGTGCCCAAACTGCGCGCCAGTGTATATGCCGACTATGCGCTGCCGTGGGTCAATGGCCTGGCGGTGCTTGGTGGTGTGCAATACAGCGCCAAAAAGTACGCCAACCGCACCGGCAATGTGGAGGTGGGGGATTATGCGGTGGTCAATATCGGCAGCCGATATACCACCCGGGTCGATGGCTATGAAACGGTGTTTCGCCTGAGCGTCGACAACCTGTTCGACAAGCGCTACTGGCGCGACGCGGGCGAATACATGGGCGATGACTACCTGTTCCAGGGCGCGCCGTTGACGGCGCGCCTGAGTGCTTCGGTGAATTTCTAAGGGTTACTTGGGCATCTTGCGAAAGCCAACGGCCAGGCGATTCCAGCTGTTGATGGTGGCGATCGCCACGCTCAGGTCAACCTGTTCCTGCGGGCTGAACTCAGCGGCCAGTGCGTTGAAGTCTGCGTCCGGGGCGTGGGTCTGGCTGAGCAGGGTCAGGCTTTCGGCCCAGGCCAGGGCGGCGCGTTCGCGCGGGGTAAAGAACGGGGTTTCACGCCAGGCCGACAGGGTGTACAGGCGGCGCTCGGTTTCGCCGCCCTTGCGTGCATCGGCAGTGTGCATGTCGAGGCAGAATGCGCAGCCATTGATCTGCGAGACGCGCAGGCGCACCAGTTCCAGCAGCGGCAGTTCGATGGAGAGTTTGCCGACCGCCGCCTCGAGGGCAAGCATGGCCTTCATGGCGTCGGGGGAAGCAGTGTAGAAATCGGTACGGGTTTGCATGGTGGAACTCCAGAACGGTGGGATTGGTGAGCAGGTTAGTCACCTGGGCGTTCT carries:
- a CDS encoding aldo/keto reductase — encoded protein: MSLKDKLPGVLGFGTAPLGNMFRAIPEDEARATVEAAWNHGVRYFDTAPFYGSGLSEIRLGQALSHYNRDDYVLSTKVGRVSLDEVEDSARDLGEKSGVFEHGRPNKMLNDYSADATLRSIEDSLERLRTDRLDIVWIHDIAQDFYGDQWLEYFNQARTGAFKVLTRLREEGVIKAWGLGVNRVEPCELTLDLAEAQPDGFLLAGRYTLLDHDRALQRLMDAALAQHVEIVVGGPYSSGILAGGAHFEYQQASPAIIGKVEQIKAIAQAFGVSVKAAALQFSLAHPAVAAVIPGASRPGRIAEDVAALSEQIPAAFWQALRDAQLISPRAPLPL
- a CDS encoding AAA family ATPase, whose amino-acid sequence is MLIVFSGLPGTGKTTIARELARQMGAVYLRIDVIEQALREAGALAGDVGTSGYGVANALALSNVRLGQRVIADCVNPVRESREAWRGVARAAGVELVDIQVICSDQQEHRRRVESRESDIPGLLPPTWQSVLAHEYEAWDEPPFLLDTARLTPAQAIASAHALLDRPHAPRGHAARDALRHLRNGTRSVPGGIPTRERGNEP
- a CDS encoding SRPBCC family protein, which translates into the protein MATASSVIEIPASADQVWKLIGGFNSLPDWLPFIAKSEPSDGGRVRHLHTADGGQIVERLQTFDNVARTYSYTIEQSPFPVSAYLATVQVEALTESSAKVTWSGVFTPAEGTTDAAAETLFAGVYSDGLEALRANFPG
- a CDS encoding carboxymuconolactone decarboxylase family protein; this translates as MQTRTDFYTASPDAMKAMLALEAAVGKLSIELPLLELVRLRVSQINGCAFCLDMHTADARKGGETERRLYTLSAWRETPFFTPRERAALAWAESLTLLSQTHAPDADFNALAAEFSPQEQVDLSVAIATINSWNRLAVGFRKMPK
- a CDS encoding TonB-dependent siderophore receptor, with amino-acid sequence MVLRFHPVVPSRFALGLLLSGGIGHSLAAQVELPAVQIQGQDEAGYRAQTATVGGFDEAPLLDTPASISVINATLIKDQQARLLSEVLRNDASVGDSYAPIGYYENFVVRGFSLNAASSYKINGRTITGEQNVALENKQQVEVLKGLAGLQSGISEPSGVINYVTKRPEDVRSVTVSSDDRGSGYVATDVGGWFGSEQQFGLRANVAHEDLNSYVEHANGQRDFVSLAFDWNINPDAVLQLDAEYQNKQQRSVPGYQLLGGTEVPHDASPKKLLGHQTGSRQVGIDSLNLNGKFEYRFNDQWKGNISAARSKVVIDDYSSFAWGCYGSASCSSASVPNYFSPEGNYDVYDYRSPDDTRRDDEVQAAMTGLFDTAGIGHELTFGTSAFRRVIDKRKSVNELIGTANIDADAPSFPPTDKPLNDSHRNLDSRQYGLFVTDRIRFNEQWQTILGGREVRLDETAFDGVTGNQARHTQQYVFLPQASLIYKPIENISLYTSYSKGLSLGGTAPWFANNADETLAPTSSRQIEAGVKYDWRRISFAAAVFQTRQAYQYAKPEDGGFNYVQQGEQKNTGIEVSANGWATERLQVSTSVAAIRARVNGSGTPEYEEHQAINVPKLRASVYADYALPWVNGLAVLGGVQYSAKKYANRTGNVEVGDYAVVNIGSRYTTRVDGYETVFRLSVDNLFDKRYWRDAGEYMGDDYLFQGAPLTARLSASVNF
- a CDS encoding SDR family NAD(P)-dependent oxidoreductase gives rise to the protein MKIDVSGKVAIVSGSTAGIGLGISQALAQSGATVVVIGRDSSKVDAALASIRQAVPGADLRGCVADLGTVEGAETLFAAEPRADILANNLGIFNDVDFFEAPDSEWTRFYEVNVISGVRLARHYVPGMVEQGWGRVIFVSSESGVATPADMINYGVTKSANLAVSHGLAKRLAGTGVTVNAILPGPTFTDGLEHMLKDATQQSGRTARDEADVFVRNARPTSIIQRAANVDEVANLVAYIASPLSSATTGAALRVDGGVVDSMAI
- a CDS encoding LysR substrate-binding domain-containing protein; the protein is MIDLRQLRYFEVVAEEQHVGRAAERLHISQSPLSRQIAQLEERLGLTLFERSQQRIRLTRDGQTFLAETRALLTHANRLESLGKRLGRGEEGGLCIGYIENAMHAGVLPTALRVLRDDRPNVHIKLYNLPSLEQLEGLRQRSLDIALVGEPPAADDPDLTARQVLDEPMLLALPEYHPLTQQHELLPEHLADQQWIGVQRKPGASPADDFVAACIRAGFTPQIPMEASEPFTALGLVASGLGVAMVQKGLSRNAPPGVVLRELPWLSYTTPLWAAWHRINLRPLVETFRKVLTDPQG